DNA sequence from the Desulfovibrio sp. Huiquan2017 genome:
ACGCGGAACAGATGACGATCAAGTTCGCCTGGGGCCACGACACACCCAACAATGATTACGCGAGCTTCGACGACAACGACTATGCCGGAATCACCATTCATTACACTAATGGCACGACCCAGGATGTTGACGTATACCAAGGGACATTGGACGATGATCACTCAATCACCCTGGGTAACGGTACAGCCAACATCGATTACGTAACGGTTTCGGCTCCGGGCAGTGACGACGACTTTGCCATCCAGCAAATCAAGATCACGGGCTCCTCGCAAACCATCGATCTCGGTTCCGGCGACACCGACAACGACGGCACCATCGACGGCAACGTGTTCGACAACGACCACCTCATTGCCGGGCAGGATGCGGACGTCACCCATGTGACCACCCTTGATGCGGACGGCAACACCGTCTACGGGACCCTGGACAACGGGGTGATCAGCATCGACGGGCAGTACGGACACCTGGAGATCGACGCCGAGACCGGCGAGTACGACTATAGGCCGTACGAGGGCCAGGATATCGATCACAGCGTCACCGACACCTTCGAATACACCATATCCGATGGTTCCGGGACGTCCTCGGCATCCCTGGAGTTCTCGCTGCACGACACTGCGGAGGTCCATTACGACGGAACGTCCCTGATCGACACCACAACGGGCGATGACATCATCTTCCCGGTGGATGGTTCCACCGTGGACGTCAGCGCCGGGGCGGACACCATCGTCATCGATCACGCCCACCTGGGCGACGCCGGCTCCATGACCATAACCGGCTTCCAAATGAACGAAACGGACTTCAACCTCGGGGACCACTTCCAACTGGGAGACCTCACGGGCTCGTCCGTCACGTTCACCGCAAGCGGAGACGGCAGTGACCTGACCATGCTGTTCAGCGACATCGAAACCACTGACACCATGTCCGTCACGCTCTCCGGCGTCATCAACGACAGCGCCACGATTGACCATTCGCCAGTCGAGATAACGAACAGTGACGACCTGAACCAACTGATCAACCAGATCATCGCTTCCGGCAACACTGACAGCTAAACCAACCAACACCCCGGGTCCGGCCACGCGGCCGGTCCCGGGGCACATTTCCGAATCGGCCATTGCTCCTTGGGAACAGGAGACAACTATGACAGACGCAAGCATGAACCATACGACGATGCTCGGCACCTATACCCTGGACGGGAAGGCGCCGGTCGATCCGGAGATCGTGCTGTCCAACTGTCAGGACACGGCCATGCTCGGCCGGTTGGTCGGCATGTTCGCCGACAACGACGATGTCCGGTTCTTCCTCGTCCACGGCATCGACCAGAACGCCGTGGACCTCGGCGCCGACTTCCATTTCGTCAAGGACTCCGGGGCATGGGTATTGGCCAACCACGACAATATGATCCCGGTATTGTTCGACGACCCGAGCCTCAGCGCTTCCGGGCCGGAGGGGACCTTCTCGCTGGTGCATTTGGATGACGGCTCCTGGAGCATCGACACGCATGCCCAGGCGGCACTCCCCGACGCCGACATCCCCGACCCGACCGGCGACCAGCTTCTCGTGGACAGCGAGGCGCACGACATCTTCGTCGGCGACCATGTGATCCACACGGACGCGGAATCCGGCTCCGTGTATATCGACCCGTCGATCCTGCAAGACGGCAACGGAGAGATCGTGGTCACCAACTTCGTCGTGGGCCAGGACACCCTGGAACTGCCGCAGGACATGTTCGTTCGGGACGTATCCGTGGACGGCGACCACAACCTGACCGAACTGATCATCGGGCAGTTGGACGCCCCCGACGGACACGACGACATCGTCGTCAAGCTGCTCAATGCCCTGCCGGATCCCGGCGAGATCCCATCATCCCCGGTGAATCTGGACTCGGGCTCGGACATCGACCAACTGATCCAACATATCATCGACTCTCCGGAAAACACTTGAACCAAACGCAAAACGAAAGGATCCGGGCTTTCCGCCCGGGCCCTCTTCGGCTATGACGCCAACCCTCTGGATATACGCAAGGCCGTGAATTCAACGATTCTATACATCACCCGTCGAACAGGGGCTGCCCTCCATGCCGGAACATCGCTTGAAAGAGGGATGCGCCCCTTCGCCGAAGCTGCTTACGGCGACCCTGAATAACATACTGATATACCATGATATTCAAAAAAATCAACCACGGAGGAATCAACTCATTTTTGTGCATTTTTTTGTAAACCATTCTTGACAGATAATTATATAAATGACTATAAGCCAAGCAGTGATAATCTTTAACATGCAATCTGGGATGTGTGTAATGAAAAAATTTGTTCTCGCAATTCTGACCATTTCCCTGCTGGCGTCGGTTCCCGCTTTTGCCGACAACGGCACGATGACGCTCAAGGAAAGCGTCGTCGCGGCGGTTAAGCAGCACCCGCAAATCAAGTCGCTCTTGAACAACAAGGACGCCGTGGCAAAGGCCAAGCTTTCCGCTCTCGGCCGCTTCTTCCCTTCGCTCGATCTGGCCGGGGAATACGGAACGCAGCAGTACAGCAGCGCCAACACCCGAGGCAACGACACCGATGAGCACTGGCGCAACGCCACCGAATTTCAGGCTACCTTGACACAGCCTCTCTTTGACGGCTTCGACCGTTGGCACGACTACAAGCGCGAAGGCGCCCGCCTGACCTCCGCCGAAGGACGCCTGGTGGACAACGTCGAAACCGTGGGCCTGGACGCTGTCCGTGCCCATGTGGACGTGGTTCGTCTGCGCACGCTGGTCTCCCTGGCGGAAGACAACATCGCGGCGCACCAGCATCTGCTCGATTCCATCACCGAACGCGTTCAGGGCGGTGCGGGCAACCGCGCCGACGAAATGCAGGCCAAGGGCCGCGTCGCCCGTGCGGAGACCACGCTGGTCACCTACACCGGCCAACTGCGCGCAGCCGAGGCCGAGTACATCCGCACCGTGGGCACCGCACCCGCGTCCCTGGCCGATCCGCAGTACCTGCCGAACTATATCCCCGGCAAGGCCGACCAGATTCTGAATCTCGCCCTGGAAAACAACCCGAAGATCGCCGTGTACAAGGCTGAGATCGACGTGGCCGAACAGACCAAGGGCCAGCTCGAATCGACCATGTACCCGACCATCGACGCCTACCTGGCCTCCCGCCACACCGACAATCTCGACGGCGTGGATTCCTGGGTGCAGGACAACAAGGCCATGCTGCGCGCCCGGTGGAACGTCTTCAACGGCACCAGTGACTACAACGACGTTCGCACCGCCGCCGCCCGCATCCGCGAGGCGCAGGACAATCTGCAGGACACCACCGACGACATCATCCGTCAGGTCGCTTCCACCTGGGCCGACTACGAGTCCAGCCTGAACCAGATCGAGAAGTATCAGGAAGCCTTGCAGTACAGCCTTGAGTCCCTGGACATGTACCTCATGCAGTTCAACGTGGGCCAGCGCTCCTTGCTGGACCTCCTGGATGCCACCAACGAGGTGTTCTCCAACCGTGTGCAGCTTGAAACCGCGACCATGAACCGTGACTTCACCGTCTACAAGTTCCTGGCCCTCGAAGGCTCGCTCATGAAGACCCTCGAAATCGCGCCCTCCACCTACGAGAACATGCCCACCGAGACCGCATCCAACTAAGTTCCGGAAAACTGCGAGAACAGTCTTCGAGAGGGACGCAGCCGTCGTGGCTGCGTCCCTCTCTTTTTTGGGGAAACGTACAGTGGCGACGCCCTGTTCATAGACAA
Encoded proteins:
- a CDS encoding TolC family outer membrane protein — translated: MKKFVLAILTISLLASVPAFADNGTMTLKESVVAAVKQHPQIKSLLNNKDAVAKAKLSALGRFFPSLDLAGEYGTQQYSSANTRGNDTDEHWRNATEFQATLTQPLFDGFDRWHDYKREGARLTSAEGRLVDNVETVGLDAVRAHVDVVRLRTLVSLAEDNIAAHQHLLDSITERVQGGAGNRADEMQAKGRVARAETTLVTYTGQLRAAEAEYIRTVGTAPASLADPQYLPNYIPGKADQILNLALENNPKIAVYKAEIDVAEQTKGQLESTMYPTIDAYLASRHTDNLDGVDSWVQDNKAMLRARWNVFNGTSDYNDVRTAAARIREAQDNLQDTTDDIIRQVASTWADYESSLNQIEKYQEALQYSLESLDMYLMQFNVGQRSLLDLLDATNEVFSNRVQLETATMNRDFTVYKFLALEGSLMKTLEIAPSTYENMPTETASN